In Marisediminicola antarctica, one DNA window encodes the following:
- a CDS encoding cupin domain-containing protein has protein sequence MIDHAEALAAVLSHEPVPAEQVVAGQPTTGSVALGTFAGREYGVWEMSPGAMSDVEVDELFVVVAGGGRIEFADGSARVELLPGSVGRFDAGTATVWTVTETLRKIYLA, from the coding sequence ATGATTGATCACGCCGAAGCGCTCGCCGCAGTGCTATCCCATGAACCGGTTCCGGCGGAGCAGGTGGTAGCCGGCCAGCCGACGACCGGCTCGGTCGCGCTCGGCACCTTCGCCGGACGCGAGTACGGCGTATGGGAAATGTCGCCGGGTGCGATGTCGGATGTCGAGGTGGATGAGCTGTTCGTCGTCGTCGCCGGGGGCGGACGGATCGAGTTTGCCGACGGCTCGGCACGGGTCGAGCTGCTGCCGGGGTCGGTGGGCCGTTTCGACGCTGGCACCGCGACCGTCTGGACTGTCACAGAGACGCTGAGGAAGATCTACCTCGCCTGA
- a CDS encoding ribose-5-phosphate isomerase encodes MRIHIATDHAGLDFSRDLRAHLRGAGHEVVDHGPQSYDPLDDYPSFCINAAIAVVAEQAAGIPSLGVVFGGSGNGEQIAANKVTGARAALVWSDATARLAREHNDANVISIGARQHTVEEAKAFIDAFIEQPYTNEERHARRIAQLAEYERSGRIAGHRIDSPAAPEPGRV; translated from the coding sequence ATGCGAATCCATATCGCCACCGACCATGCCGGGCTCGATTTCAGCCGCGACCTCCGGGCGCACCTCCGTGGTGCAGGGCACGAGGTCGTCGACCACGGTCCGCAGAGCTACGACCCGCTCGACGACTACCCGAGCTTCTGCATCAACGCGGCGATCGCGGTCGTCGCCGAGCAGGCGGCCGGGATTCCGTCCCTCGGCGTCGTCTTCGGCGGATCCGGGAACGGCGAGCAGATCGCGGCGAACAAGGTGACCGGTGCGCGCGCCGCACTCGTCTGGAGTGACGCGACGGCTCGGCTCGCCCGCGAGCACAACGACGCGAACGTGATCTCAATCGGAGCCCGCCAGCACACGGTCGAGGAGGCAAAGGCGTTCATCGACGCGTTCATCGAGCAGCCGTACACGAACGAGGAACGCCACGCGCGCCGAATCGCGCAGCTCGCCGAGTATGAGCGCAGCGGGCGCATCGCCGGGCACCGAATCGACTCGCCCGCGGCGCCAGAGCCCGGACGCGTCTAG
- a CDS encoding Fpg/Nei family DNA glycosylase — translation MPEGHSVHRIARQFRLHFVGKRVSASSPQGRFAAGAAELDGHVMTDARAVGKQMFLEFDHERWLRVHLGMYGAWDFAGDITADATVLAANGRMGQTNQKGTPEQSGTPGELGTPGQPVTVDAAGEDSLHSIGAPRVARLRMAEQEKLGPGADTFPPEPIGAVRVRLLTHDTVADLRGPTACEVLGAEEVQAVIARLGPDPLVDPGKRSEDRFVEVVRKKPTPIGLLLMDQSVVSGIGNVYRAELLFRAHLNPHTPGRDVPEETVRALWRDWSKLLKLGVQHGQMMTMDRLGAKQKAAALAHREDRHWVYHRAGLPCRVCGTPIAVEMAAGRKLYWCPKDQA, via the coding sequence ATGCCTGAAGGTCATTCCGTCCACCGCATCGCCCGGCAATTCCGCCTCCACTTTGTGGGCAAGCGGGTCTCGGCGTCGTCGCCGCAGGGCAGGTTCGCGGCGGGGGCCGCGGAGCTCGACGGGCACGTGATGACCGATGCGCGTGCGGTCGGCAAGCAGATGTTCCTCGAGTTCGACCACGAGCGCTGGCTGCGCGTTCACCTCGGCATGTATGGCGCCTGGGACTTCGCGGGCGACATCACGGCGGACGCGACTGTGCTTGCCGCGAACGGGCGCATGGGGCAGACGAACCAAAAGGGCACCCCGGAGCAGAGCGGCACGCCGGGGGAGCTCGGCACGCCGGGCCAGCCCGTCACGGTTGACGCCGCGGGGGAGGACTCGCTCCACAGCATCGGCGCGCCCCGCGTTGCGCGCCTGCGCATGGCGGAGCAGGAGAAGCTCGGGCCCGGCGCCGACACCTTCCCGCCCGAGCCGATCGGCGCCGTGCGGGTGCGGCTGCTCACCCACGACACCGTCGCCGACCTGCGGGGTCCGACCGCGTGCGAGGTGCTGGGCGCGGAAGAGGTGCAGGCCGTGATCGCTCGGCTTGGCCCTGACCCGCTCGTTGATCCGGGCAAGCGCAGCGAGGACCGCTTTGTCGAGGTCGTGCGCAAGAAGCCGACGCCAATCGGGCTGCTGCTCATGGACCAGTCCGTTGTGAGCGGGATCGGCAACGTGTACCGTGCGGAACTCCTGTTCCGGGCGCACCTCAACCCTCACACGCCCGGCCGGGATGTGCCGGAGGAGACGGTGCGGGCGCTCTGGCGGGACTGGTCGAAGCTGTTGAAGCTCGGGGTTCAGCACGGGCAGATGATGACCATGGACCGGCTCGGTGCTAAGCAGAAAGCGGCTGCGCTCGCCCACCGTGAAGATCGGCACTGGGTCTACCATCGCGCGGGCCTCCCGTGCCGGGTCTGCGGAACTCCCATCGCTGTCGAGATGGCTGCGGGGCGCAAACTCTACTGGTGTCCGAAGGATCAGGCCTGA
- a CDS encoding FMN-binding negative transcriptional regulator: MRNTPQYVLDDPDEVRRLIRENPWATIVSNTSTGLVASHYPVILEEGTDQISIVSHVGRPDEQLHELGRHEVLVIIQGPHGYISPSWYASDDFVPTWNHVTAHLYGTPEVLSDEENFRVLGELVDHFEAPLPEPMSLDIDEAQARRIARGTVGLRLVVTRFDARLKLSQNKPGAVVDRIVEQLEHGNHYAQPALAREMRLVQGE, from the coding sequence ATGCGCAACACTCCCCAGTACGTGCTTGATGATCCGGATGAGGTCCGCCGGCTCATCCGCGAGAACCCGTGGGCCACGATCGTTTCGAACACCAGCACAGGCCTCGTCGCATCGCACTACCCGGTCATCCTTGAAGAGGGCACCGACCAGATCAGCATCGTTAGCCACGTTGGCCGCCCGGACGAGCAGCTGCATGAGCTCGGTCGGCACGAGGTGCTCGTGATCATTCAGGGGCCGCACGGCTACATTTCGCCGAGCTGGTACGCATCCGACGACTTCGTGCCGACCTGGAACCACGTGACAGCCCACCTCTACGGCACACCCGAGGTCCTCAGCGACGAGGAGAATTTCCGCGTGCTCGGCGAGCTCGTCGACCACTTCGAGGCGCCCCTGCCCGAACCGATGAGCCTCGATATCGACGAGGCTCAGGCGCGCCGCATCGCCCGCGGCACGGTCGGCCTTCGGCTCGTCGTCACGAGGTTCGATGCGCGGCTCAAGCTGAGCCAGAACAAGCCCGGCGCGGTCGTCGACCGCATCGTCGAGCAACTCGAGCACGGCAACCACTACGCCCAGCCAGCCCTCGCCCGCGAAATGCGATTGGTGCAGGGCGAGTGA
- a CDS encoding amidohydrolase, with protein sequence MSLLLKGARIVGGIGASAPVDILLKHGVITGIGTGLTGTATIDLDGRYVMPGLWDGHVHLTQTALTRRRVDLTAATSATDAAAIMAAADRPAEGLPLIGFGFRDGMWAAPPTKHDLDAVVGDIPVVVLSGDLHCAWLNSAALAAFGMGGHPTGLLREEDAFKVTTEAQTVPADVLDDWVAATATDVARRGVVGVVDLEMADTVQDWTRRFAAGFRGLRIAVGVYTPWLDSAIEAGLRTGQVIEGTDGLLSVGPFKIITDGSLNTRTAFCGEPYEGLVGPDASGQLNLPTVELVALMRKASRAGLIPAVHAIGDEANRLALDSFAAAGCSGRIEHAQLVRDVDCARFAALGVAASVQPEHAMDDRDIADRLWSGRTDRAFALRSLLDAGAELILGSDAPVAPLDPWVTIAAAVGRTRDGREPWHPEQRITIAQALAASTNGVRSVAVGNVADLAILDIDPLTAPLDQLRAMPVAATLLAGYFTHNEL encoded by the coding sequence GTGAGCCTGCTGCTGAAGGGCGCGCGCATCGTCGGCGGTATCGGCGCGAGCGCGCCCGTCGACATCCTGCTCAAGCACGGCGTGATCACCGGGATCGGAACGGGGCTCACGGGCACAGCGACGATCGACCTCGACGGCCGCTACGTCATGCCGGGCCTGTGGGACGGGCACGTGCACCTCACCCAGACCGCTCTGACGCGTCGCCGGGTCGACCTCACTGCTGCAACCTCGGCGACCGACGCGGCGGCGATTATGGCCGCCGCCGATCGGCCGGCCGAGGGGCTGCCGCTCATCGGCTTCGGATTCCGTGACGGCATGTGGGCGGCGCCACCGACCAAGCACGACCTCGACGCGGTCGTGGGCGACATTCCGGTTGTTGTCCTGAGTGGCGACCTGCACTGCGCTTGGCTTAACAGCGCCGCGCTGGCGGCGTTCGGCATGGGGGGGCATCCGACCGGCCTTCTTCGCGAGGAGGACGCGTTCAAAGTCACCACCGAGGCTCAGACGGTCCCCGCCGATGTGCTCGACGATTGGGTGGCGGCGACGGCGACGGATGTCGCGAGGCGCGGCGTCGTCGGAGTCGTCGATCTCGAGATGGCCGACACCGTGCAGGACTGGACCCGGCGATTCGCGGCGGGGTTCAGGGGTCTGCGGATCGCGGTGGGCGTCTACACGCCGTGGCTGGACTCGGCCATCGAGGCCGGACTGCGTACGGGGCAGGTGATCGAGGGCACAGACGGTCTGCTGAGCGTCGGACCGTTCAAGATCATCACCGACGGGTCGCTCAATACCCGAACCGCGTTCTGCGGCGAGCCCTATGAGGGGCTCGTGGGGCCGGATGCAAGCGGGCAGCTCAATCTGCCGACCGTCGAACTCGTTGCGCTGATGCGCAAGGCATCCCGCGCGGGGCTCATCCCGGCGGTTCACGCGATCGGGGACGAGGCGAATCGGCTCGCCCTCGACTCGTTCGCGGCGGCGGGCTGTTCCGGACGTATCGAGCACGCCCAGCTCGTCCGCGACGTCGACTGCGCGCGCTTCGCGGCGCTGGGTGTCGCCGCGAGCGTACAGCCGGAGCATGCGATGGACGATCGCGACATCGCCGACCGTTTGTGGTCGGGACGTACCGATCGCGCGTTCGCGCTGCGCAGTCTGCTGGATGCCGGTGCGGAACTGATCCTCGGATCCGACGCTCCGGTCGCGCCGCTCGACCCCTGGGTGACGATCGCGGCGGCTGTGGGTCGCACGAGGGATGGCCGTGAGCCGTGGCATCCGGAGCAGCGCATTACTATCGCGCAGGCTCTCGCCGCGTCGACCAACGGGGTGCGGAGCGTGGCCGTTGGCAATGTGGCCGACCTCGCGATTCTCGACATCGACCCGCTGACTGCCCCTCTCGACCAGCTCAGGGCGATGCCGGTGGCCGCGACGCTGCTCGCGGGGTACTTCACGCACAACGAACTCTGA
- a CDS encoding DDE-type integrase/transposase/recombinase, with protein sequence MTAGTVLDDAFTALIGLAVTVVAACALTGRSRATHYRRISPPVRKIDPIPQAARAKPPSTLSETERGQVLAVINSPAYQDLSICQIWARELDEDRYHCSMSSMYRIARAAGQTRERRRLATHPAKVKPELVALGPSQVWSWDITKLRGPRKGVWYHLYALIDIYSRYSPSHVVCAAEDSVVARDFIDDAIGRNGTAPHTVHADRGTSMTSKPVSALLADLGITRTHSRPRVSNDNPYSEAQFKTLKYVPDFPHHFYSLAEAKQFCDGFFTDYNHIHHHSGIGWHTPASVHFGTYQDIDQQRSVTLNRAFNEHPERFTRRPRPPQIRTEVWINEPQKEALPINDQTTQTV encoded by the coding sequence GTGACTGCGGGAACGGTCCTCGATGACGCGTTCACTGCGCTGATCGGATTGGCGGTCACGGTCGTGGCCGCGTGCGCGTTGACCGGCCGGTCGCGGGCGACCCACTACCGGCGGATCTCCCCGCCGGTCCGGAAGATCGATCCGATCCCGCAGGCAGCACGGGCCAAGCCGCCATCGACCCTGTCCGAAACGGAACGCGGACAAGTCCTCGCGGTCATCAACTCTCCCGCCTACCAGGACCTGTCGATCTGTCAGATCTGGGCACGGGAGTTGGACGAGGACCGGTACCACTGCTCGATGTCGTCGATGTATCGCATCGCCAGGGCTGCCGGGCAGACGCGGGAACGGCGGCGTCTGGCGACGCATCCGGCGAAGGTCAAGCCCGAGCTGGTCGCTTTGGGCCCGTCGCAGGTGTGGTCGTGGGACATCACCAAGCTCCGCGGCCCGCGCAAGGGCGTCTGGTATCACCTCTACGCCCTGATCGATATCTACTCGAGGTACTCGCCCAGCCATGTCGTCTGCGCTGCCGAGGACTCGGTCGTCGCCCGCGACTTCATCGACGACGCGATCGGCCGCAACGGCACCGCCCCGCACACCGTCCACGCAGACCGGGGCACCTCGATGACCTCGAAACCCGTCTCCGCACTGCTGGCCGATCTCGGGATCACCCGCACGCACTCGCGCCCGAGGGTGTCCAACGACAACCCGTACTCCGAGGCGCAATTCAAGACCCTGAAATACGTTCCCGACTTCCCGCACCACTTCTACTCGCTGGCCGAGGCGAAGCAATTCTGCGACGGATTCTTCACCGACTACAACCACATCCACCATCACTCCGGGATCGGCTGGCACACCCCAGCATCCGTGCATTTCGGCACCTACCAGGACATCGACCAGCAACGCTCGGTCACCCTGAACCGGGCCTTCAACGAGCACCCCGAACGCTTCACCCGACGACCCCGCCCGCCACAGATCCGCACCGAGGTCTGGATCAACGAACCCCAGAAAGAGGCCCTCCCGATCAACGACCAAACCACGCAAACAGTCTAG
- a CDS encoding HNH endonuclease signature motif containing protein, which yields MEQLPNTLRDTADTVAGLGACAGEFTALDDASLFAAQRSVTALRRAVDTYAAWIAAAIAKHSDRALGHAGMAISAGFVSAEALIQSISGSTRAEAAKLVQIGTLLAETEAAEALAAADPTATATGGTPTAGAPTAGAPTAGAPTAGAPVSDPGSPASPGPATDPAEPRFPVGMPVWQAPIARAVTAGLLSLDGAEAIRRGLGGIDDAVTAEQLTAAAEHLITAINPSNPSNPSNPGNPGSAGAGRVLGADEVQRLARRLRDELDSDGIRRREKEQYDLRAVRKWRTADGMHHGIWHLHPEDGALLDSALSTILSPRRGGPRFIDPEEKAKAQKLVEDPRTDEQILADALIGMIRIATDADPGTMFGSRRPAVRVIITKKDLTTNTTPTAGTSTDASTGTGTGTGTPSGPTLPVLPVLPVLPPPSQSAQPLAPPHPAQPPLPPPPPPRLRLPGISADQGWIEGTLDPISIETIQRNLCDTGHIPVLFDDDGQCLNVGHTRRHFTARQRIALATRDGGCMFPSCDRPPSWCEAHHIKHWDRDNGPTNIDNGILLCRRHHLLLHDNHWEITNTNNNYWLQPPRNIDPTQTLILLPSRTPTITAITAIARRNASPSLSGWCETSRVMRGVLGEGGERT from the coding sequence ATGGAACAGCTCCCGAACACCCTCCGCGACACGGCTGACACCGTCGCTGGCCTTGGGGCGTGCGCGGGGGAGTTCACGGCCCTGGATGATGCGTCCCTGTTCGCCGCGCAACGCTCGGTCACCGCGCTGCGTCGTGCGGTGGACACCTATGCGGCGTGGATCGCGGCGGCGATCGCGAAGCACTCCGACCGGGCCCTGGGCCATGCCGGGATGGCGATCAGTGCCGGGTTCGTCAGCGCGGAGGCGTTGATCCAATCGATCTCCGGCAGCACCAGGGCCGAGGCCGCGAAACTGGTCCAGATCGGCACCCTGCTCGCCGAGACCGAAGCCGCCGAAGCCCTCGCCGCCGCCGATCCCACCGCCACCGCCACCGGCGGCACGCCCACCGCTGGTGCGCCGACCGCTGGTGCGCCGACCGCTGGTGCGCCGACCGCTGGTGCGCCGGTGTCCGATCCGGGCTCCCCGGCCAGCCCGGGGCCAGCCACCGACCCTGCCGAGCCGCGTTTCCCGGTCGGGATGCCGGTATGGCAGGCGCCAATCGCGCGGGCGGTCACCGCCGGGCTCCTCTCCCTCGATGGAGCCGAAGCAATCCGGCGCGGGTTGGGAGGGATCGATGACGCCGTCACCGCCGAGCAGCTCACCGCCGCCGCGGAACACCTCATCACCGCCATCAACCCCAGCAACCCCAGCAACCCCAGCAACCCCGGTAACCCCGGTAGTGCCGGCGCCGGTCGGGTGCTGGGTGCGGACGAGGTGCAACGCCTCGCCCGGCGGTTGCGGGACGAGCTCGACAGCGACGGCATCCGCCGGCGGGAGAAGGAGCAGTACGACCTGCGCGCGGTGCGCAAATGGCGCACCGCTGACGGCATGCACCACGGCATCTGGCACCTGCACCCCGAAGACGGCGCCCTGCTCGACTCGGCCCTGTCCACGATCCTCTCCCCGCGACGCGGCGGACCCCGATTCATCGATCCGGAAGAGAAAGCCAAAGCCCAGAAACTGGTCGAGGACCCCCGCACCGACGAGCAGATCCTCGCCGACGCCCTGATCGGCATGATCCGCATCGCCACCGACGCCGACCCCGGCACCATGTTCGGCTCCCGCCGCCCCGCCGTCCGGGTCATCATCACCAAAAAAGACCTCACCACCAACACCACACCCACCGCTGGCACAAGCACCGACGCGAGCACCGGCACCGGCACCGGCACCGGCACCCCGAGCGGCCCCACCCTCCCGGTCCTTCCGGTCCTTCCGGTCCTCCCACCACCGTCTCAATCCGCGCAGCCCCTCGCGCCGCCCCACCCGGCGCAACCGCCCCTGCCACCACCACCGCCACCGCGACTGCGGCTGCCCGGGATCAGCGCCGACCAGGGATGGATCGAGGGAACCCTCGACCCGATCTCGATCGAGACCATCCAGCGCAACCTCTGCGACACCGGACACATCCCCGTCCTATTCGACGACGACGGCCAATGCCTCAACGTCGGCCACACAAGGCGCCACTTCACCGCCCGCCAACGCATCGCCCTCGCCACCCGCGACGGAGGCTGCATGTTCCCCTCCTGCGACCGACCCCCCTCCTGGTGCGAAGCCCACCACATCAAACACTGGGACAGAGACAACGGACCCACCAACATCGACAACGGAATCCTCCTCTGCCGCAGACACCACCTCCTCCTCCACGACAACCACTGGGAAATCACCAACACCAACAACAACTACTGGCTCCAACCACCCCGAAACATCGACCCCACCCAAACCCTCATCCTGCTCCCCAGCAGAACCCCCACCATCACCGCCATCACCGCCATAGCCAGAAGGAACGCGAGCCCCTCTCTGTCAGGCTGGTGTGAGACATCCCGGGTTATGCGGGGTGTCTTGGGAGAGGGCGGGGAACGGACGTAA